The following proteins come from a genomic window of Maridesulfovibrio zosterae DSM 11974:
- a CDS encoding thiamine pyrophosphate-dependent dehydrogenase E1 component subunit alpha: protein MALSKKTLINMYETMNKIRLFELRLQELFAASEIPGFVHLYLGEEAVATGACAALTDNDMITSTHRGHGHLLAKGGDLKLMMAEIFGKKTGYCKGKGGSMHIADLDLGILGANGIVGGGGPLAAGAALAAKYRKNNDVAMCFFGDGASNQGTTQESLNLASAWKLPLVFVNENNGYGISCPQCKSMAVVDIADRAAAYDMPGVVVDGNDVLAVYEAISEAVKRARKGEGPSLVECKTYRWRGHFEGDACTYRCVEELEEWKAKDPIPRFESKLIENKTFTKDEAEKIKAQIEKAVDEAVVYAKESPMPSASALMDDVYA, encoded by the coding sequence ATGGCTCTTAGCAAGAAGACATTGATTAATATGTACGAAACTATGAATAAGATTCGGCTTTTCGAGCTGAGATTACAGGAACTTTTCGCTGCAAGCGAAATTCCCGGTTTCGTACATCTTTACTTAGGTGAAGAGGCAGTTGCTACTGGTGCCTGCGCTGCGCTGACAGATAACGACATGATTACCAGTACTCACCGCGGGCATGGTCATCTTTTAGCCAAAGGCGGCGACCTTAAACTGATGATGGCAGAGATCTTCGGTAAAAAGACCGGATATTGTAAAGGTAAAGGCGGTTCCATGCACATTGCTGATTTGGATCTGGGAATTCTCGGAGCAAACGGCATTGTTGGAGGAGGCGGTCCTTTGGCTGCAGGAGCTGCTCTGGCTGCAAAATACAGAAAAAATAATGATGTGGCCATGTGCTTTTTCGGAGACGGCGCCTCTAATCAGGGAACCACTCAGGAATCCCTGAACCTTGCCAGCGCATGGAAACTCCCGCTGGTCTTTGTCAATGAAAATAACGGATACGGCATCTCCTGCCCGCAGTGTAAATCCATGGCAGTAGTAGACATCGCCGACCGCGCCGCAGCATACGATATGCCGGGTGTAGTTGTTGATGGCAACGATGTACTCGCTGTGTATGAAGCTATCTCCGAAGCTGTCAAACGAGCCCGCAAAGGTGAAGGTCCTTCCCTGGTAGAATGCAAGACTTACCGCTGGCGCGGCCATTTCGAAGGCGATGCCTGCACCTACCGCTGCGTAGAAGAACTTGAAGAATGGAAGGCAAAGGATCCAATCCCCCGCTTCGAATCCAAGCTTATTGAAAACAAAACTTTTACCAAAGATGAAGCGGAAAAAATTAAAGCGCAGATTGAAAAAGCAGTCGATGAGGCTGTTGTTTATGCAAAGGAAAGCCCCATGCCTTCCGCCAGTGCGCTTATGGACGATGTGTACGCTTAG
- a CDS encoding alpha-ketoacid dehydrogenase subunit beta, whose translation MSEKTYLQALNEALRQEMERDENVFILGEDVGQFGGCFGVTQGLFDQFGCDRVMDTPITESVIVGAATGAAACGLRPVAELMFVDFIGVSMDQLFNQAAKMRYMFGGKTTVPMTLRAPQGAGIGAAAQHSQCLESWFMNIPGLKVAIPSTPYDAKGLLISAIRDDNPVVFLEHKMLYGVTGEVPDESYTIEIGKADIKREGSDVTIVATSQMVYAALEAAEKLKADGINAEVVDPRCVLPLDKETILESVKKTHALVVVHEAVQFSGPGAEIAAIVAEEAIDYLDAPIKRVGAPFCPVPFSPPLEQHYIPGVKNIIEAVKSIR comes from the coding sequence ATGTCCGAAAAAACATATCTTCAAGCACTCAATGAAGCATTGAGACAGGAAATGGAGCGCGATGAGAATGTGTTCATTCTCGGCGAAGACGTGGGGCAATTTGGTGGTTGCTTTGGCGTTACTCAAGGGCTTTTTGATCAGTTCGGCTGCGACCGGGTAATGGATACACCTATTACCGAAAGCGTAATCGTCGGCGCAGCTACAGGAGCTGCTGCATGCGGACTTCGCCCGGTAGCAGAATTGATGTTTGTAGACTTTATCGGGGTGTCAATGGACCAGCTTTTTAATCAGGCTGCCAAAATGCGCTACATGTTCGGCGGTAAAACCACTGTGCCTATGACACTGCGTGCTCCGCAAGGAGCAGGTATCGGCGCCGCAGCTCAGCATTCACAATGTCTTGAATCATGGTTCATGAATATCCCAGGACTCAAAGTTGCCATTCCGTCCACCCCATATGATGCTAAGGGTTTGCTGATAAGTGCTATTCGTGACGATAATCCTGTAGTATTTCTTGAACATAAAATGCTTTACGGCGTTACCGGCGAAGTTCCAGACGAAAGCTACACTATCGAAATAGGCAAGGCTGACATCAAACGTGAAGGCAGTGATGTAACAATTGTTGCGACTTCACAGATGGTCTATGCAGCTCTTGAAGCAGCAGAAAAACTGAAAGCAGACGGCATTAATGCTGAAGTTGTTGACCCTCGTTGCGTTCTCCCTCTAGATAAGGAGACTATCCTTGAATCAGTGAAAAAGACTCACGCACTGGTCGTAGTCCATGAAGCAGTCCAGTTCTCCGGTCCGGGAGCAGAGATTGCAGCCATTGTAGCTGAAGAAGCTATTGATTACCTTGATGCACCTATTAAAAGAGTTGGAGCTCCTTTCTGTCCGGTCCCATTCTCTCCTCCGCTGGAACAGCATTATATCCCCGGAGTAAAAAACATCATCGAAGCCGTTAAGAGTATCCGTTAA
- a CDS encoding NAD(+)/NADH kinase, whose protein sequence is MSVAAILANPASGKDIRRLVAHGSVFDNQEKVRMVRRLILGLERAGVKKVLYMPDSYAIIPRALNSISPSIQVEAIEMPIRNNQTDTTIAAGIMETLGAKSLIVLGGDGTSRVTCKGTLSVPILPLSTGTNNVFPIMCEATIAGLAAGLVACGSLPKEECCYKSCMFDILQDDRLVDIALVDVAVYDDVFLASKAVWHMEKVPQLFLTRCSASSIGLSAIGGQFREILPEEPCGMSLKLGKSASIKVTAPIAPGMFADVPVIDMTEMAPGEIFPITSTSGLIAVDGEREIEIKDNKCAGIRLNTDGPMVIDVQKTMSLAGKKGLFR, encoded by the coding sequence TTGAGCGTTGCCGCAATATTAGCTAACCCAGCTTCCGGTAAAGATATTCGCCGTCTAGTGGCTCACGGCAGTGTTTTTGATAATCAGGAAAAAGTACGCATGGTACGGCGGTTGATTTTAGGTCTTGAGAGGGCTGGCGTAAAAAAGGTTCTCTACATGCCTGATTCATATGCAATAATTCCTCGTGCTCTCAATTCTATTTCTCCATCCATTCAGGTTGAAGCGATAGAGATGCCCATCCGAAACAACCAGACAGATACAACCATTGCAGCAGGCATTATGGAGACACTGGGAGCCAAAAGCCTCATTGTACTTGGAGGTGACGGAACCAGCCGTGTTACCTGTAAAGGGACATTATCCGTTCCTATTCTTCCGCTTTCAACAGGAACAAATAATGTCTTCCCCATCATGTGCGAAGCTACTATTGCAGGACTTGCCGCAGGTCTTGTGGCCTGCGGCAGTCTACCAAAGGAAGAATGCTGCTATAAATCCTGTATGTTCGACATCTTACAAGATGACCGGCTAGTGGATATCGCTCTGGTTGATGTAGCTGTATACGATGATGTTTTTCTGGCCTCGAAAGCGGTCTGGCACATGGAGAAAGTTCCACAGCTTTTCCTGACAAGATGCAGCGCATCATCAATAGGACTCTCAGCCATTGGCGGTCAATTTCGGGAAATTCTTCCCGAAGAACCGTGCGGTATGTCTCTAAAGCTTGGAAAGTCAGCTTCTATAAAGGTTACTGCCCCTATAGCCCCGGGAATGTTCGCTGATGTCCCAGTTATTGATATGACAGAAATGGCTCCCGGAGAAATATTCCCCATTACTTCCACTTCCGGCCTCATTGCTGTTGACGGAGAACGGGAAATCGAGATCAAAGACAATAAATGTGCAGGCATACGACTCAATACTGATGGACCAATGGTCATAGATGTGCAAAAAACAATGTCACTGGCTGGAAAGAAAGGTTTATTCCGTTAA
- a CDS encoding DUF6506 family protein: MSNPLKAAFIFVAPGGDPKQHRNWVITEGVELLAIAVSNYDQAEDLARELVEKEGIAAIELCGGFGSVGTARVAAAVDVPVGVVRFDIHPGLNNVSGDKLFS; the protein is encoded by the coding sequence ATGAGCAATCCACTTAAAGCCGCTTTTATATTCGTTGCACCAGGCGGTGATCCCAAACAACATAGAAACTGGGTTATTACCGAAGGCGTAGAACTGCTTGCAATCGCTGTAAGTAATTATGATCAGGCTGAAGATTTGGCCCGTGAACTTGTTGAAAAAGAAGGCATCGCCGCTATTGAGCTTTGCGGAGGGTTCGGATCAGTCGGAACAGCACGAGTAGCTGCTGCCGTTGATGTCCCTGTAGGTGTAGTCCGTTTTGATATTCATCCTGGTTTAAACAACGTCAGCGGTGACAAACTGTTCAGCTGA
- a CDS encoding PaaI family thioesterase yields MEIKTHAKIDRSLCGEPVMVKDGCSEVHLKCGNCMAADESGLVHGGFIFGLADYAAMLAVNHPNVVLGAAETRFLKPSRITDTLIAKANDTTPQDRKHLVQVEVFCGDELVFTGMFTCFVTKQHILADS; encoded by the coding sequence ATAGAAATTAAGACACATGCGAAGATTGACCGCTCACTGTGCGGGGAACCTGTCATGGTGAAAGACGGATGCAGTGAAGTTCATTTGAAGTGTGGTAACTGCATGGCTGCTGATGAAAGCGGTCTTGTGCACGGAGGTTTTATATTCGGATTGGCTGATTATGCTGCAATGCTTGCAGTAAACCACCCAAATGTTGTTTTAGGTGCTGCTGAAACCCGCTTTTTAAAACCATCACGTATAACTGATACCTTAATAGCCAAAGCAAATGATACAACCCCTCAGGATCGCAAACATCTCGTTCAGGTAGAAGTCTTTTGCGGTGATGAACTTGTATTTACAGGAATGTTTACCTGTTTTGTTACCAAACAGCATATTTTGGCAGATTCTTAG
- a CDS encoding carboxymuconolactone decarboxylase family protein: MDAAEKASMTLAKMMKNAGDVFPKYLAFTKEISEYGPIDHKTQELIHVACSMMSQCEMCISLHIQGAASHGATKEEIMQAAMLAISMGGSPKVMYMHYVFDELEDLFD; encoded by the coding sequence ATGGATGCAGCAGAAAAAGCTTCAATGACTTTGGCCAAGATGATGAAAAATGCCGGTGACGTTTTTCCCAAGTATCTGGCTTTTACAAAGGAAATAAGCGAGTACGGTCCAATTGACCATAAGACACAGGAATTGATTCACGTTGCATGTTCTATGATGTCCCAGTGCGAAATGTGTATTTCTCTGCATATTCAAGGTGCAGCCAGTCATGGAGCCACCAAGGAAGAAATTATGCAGGCTGCAATGCTGGCTATATCAATGGGCGGTTCGCCTAAGGTTATGTATATGCATTATGTTTTCGACGAACTGGAAGATCTGTTTGATTAA
- a CDS encoding Fur family transcriptional regulator has protein sequence MEMLSPQHLFLEYLSKNKMVATEQRRVVLEVFLEMVGHYSSEELYMKVRERDSTISSATVYRTIKLLVESRIAEPMDFGDGVVRFECCGRKQHHDHLVCIQCGKKVDVVDKDIEELQRVMGARHGFSLKRHKMILFGICSDCRKP, from the coding sequence ATGGAAATGTTAAGCCCCCAGCATCTTTTCTTAGAATATTTGTCAAAAAATAAAATGGTAGCGACTGAACAGCGCAGAGTTGTTTTAGAGGTCTTTCTGGAAATGGTAGGACATTATTCCAGTGAGGAGCTGTATATGAAAGTCCGTGAGCGTGACTCCACAATCAGCTCTGCAACTGTTTACAGAACTATTAAGTTGTTAGTGGAGAGCCGGATCGCCGAGCCGATGGATTTTGGTGATGGTGTTGTTCGTTTCGAATGCTGTGGACGGAAGCAGCATCATGATCATCTTGTCTGCATTCAGTGCGGGAAGAAGGTTGATGTTGTAGATAAAGATATTGAAGAGCTGCAGAGAGTAATGGGGGCAAGACACGGTTTTTCACTTAAGCGTCATAAGATGATTTTGTTTGGAATATGTTCCGATTGCAGAAAGCCATAG
- a CDS encoding magnetosome protein MamC, which produces MTTTTRLLPIVTASAAATGALVGGTVAAVRGTIAVKEGKMTSCEAAKAVATESAGTGLATAAGVAVTGFMGIGGLAGLIGFTVIATGAKIVWDKAIPSFAGASKNSALECCTEK; this is translated from the coding sequence ATGACAACAACTACAAGACTTCTTCCAATTGTTACCGCCTCAGCCGCAGCCACAGGAGCCTTAGTAGGCGGAACAGTCGCAGCTGTCAGAGGTACAATTGCAGTAAAAGAAGGCAAAATGACCTCTTGTGAAGCCGCAAAAGCTGTAGCAACTGAATCTGCAGGAACTGGCTTGGCAACAGCAGCAGGTGTCGCGGTGACCGGTTTTATGGGGATAGGAGGTTTAGCCGGACTTATTGGTTTTACGGTAATAGCTACCGGGGCTAAGATTGTCTGGGATAAAGCAATTCCTTCCTTTGCAGGTGCAAGTAAAAATTCCGCTCTAGAATGCTGCACGGAAAAATAA